The following are encoded in a window of Bacteroidota bacterium genomic DNA:
- a CDS encoding carboxypeptidase-like regulatory domain-containing protein has protein sequence MRKFIPLLFFLNFCLVSYNQVIVGTILDKNTKTPIDFANVYFNGTFIRTASDRNGNFRLDISKNPAMPVTVSAMGYYSITLTDFSAGDPILVYMIPKVYKLKEVVVNAKSLARKKKRYMVIFKNAFLGSTENAKNCSIANENDITFNYFSKKDTLKAFASKPILIDNRALGYKISFYLDKFEYNWRDDSFCFSGDIIFKEDSTLEESKKQVFREKRREAYFGSRMHFFRALWNNELEAEGFKITTLTGKKLYYKDLVFQKDSLKKFLKYPKKLCLHYLETDAVSYLYFNKKEVYFEKNGYFDPLAIEWVGPIIDQRIADSLPYEFGL, from the coding sequence GTGAGAAAGTTTATTCCCTTGCTCTTTTTCCTGAATTTCTGTTTAGTTTCCTACAATCAGGTTATTGTTGGAACTATCCTGGATAAGAACACCAAAACGCCAATCGATTTTGCAAACGTCTATTTCAATGGAACCTTTATCAGGACTGCCTCCGACAGGAATGGAAACTTCAGGCTGGACATTTCCAAAAATCCCGCTATGCCTGTAACGGTAAGCGCAATGGGATATTATTCAATTACGCTTACAGACTTCTCTGCCGGTGATCCAATCCTGGTTTATATGATTCCCAAAGTATATAAATTGAAAGAAGTGGTCGTTAATGCCAAATCCCTTGCAAGAAAAAAGAAAAGGTATATGGTTATTTTCAAGAATGCATTTCTTGGATCAACCGAAAATGCAAAAAATTGCAGTATAGCCAATGAAAATGACATCACCTTCAACTATTTTTCTAAAAAGGATACACTCAAAGCTTTTGCTTCAAAACCAATTCTAATCGACAACAGGGCTTTAGGATATAAAATCTCTTTTTATCTGGATAAATTTGAATACAATTGGAGAGATGACTCTTTCTGCTTTTCGGGAGATATTATTTTTAAGGAAGATTCAACCCTGGAAGAATCAAAAAAACAAGTTTTCAGGGAAAAACGAAGAGAGGCCTATTTCGGATCGAGAATGCATTTCTTCCGGGCACTTTGGAATAATGAACTGGAAGCAGAAGGTTTTAAAATAACTACCCTAACCGGTAAAAAACTATATTACAAAGACCTGGTTTTCCAAAAGGACAGCCTTAAAAAATTTCTGAAATATCCTAAAAAATTATGTCTTCACTATTTAGAAACGGATGCTGTCAGTTATCTCTATTTTAACAAAAAAGAAGTATATTTTGAAAAAAACGGATATTTTGATCCGCTGGCAATTGAATGGGTAGGTCCAATCATTGATCAGCGCATTGCCGACAGCCTGCCCTATGAATTTGGCTTATGA
- a CDS encoding acetylxylan esterase: MKKPYIKRWLCSVLLLTFIAYPFNLYSQNFKVNYDENKIAPYILPDPLKMENGKVVKTDYAWWKQRRPEILSLFEKNVYGKTPSKKLPLSFKVLSVDQKALNGKATKKEVLVYFTANKKGPSMTLLIYLPNRSKPSPVFLSMNFNGNHTITSDNSISITQSWVPNNKVNNITDNKANPGTRGIDSASWPLKQIIERGYGIVTFYYGDIAPDNKECLQNQIFSLFRTSSEVNRKPDEWGGLGIWAWGLSRAMDYICTDRQIDPKKVIVLGHSRLGKAAVWAGAQDRRFAIVVSNNSGCGGAALSMRAIGETVKIINTNFPYWFCENFRKYNDNEAALPVDQHELIALIAPRPVYIASAEDDKWSDPKGEFLSGVYASPVYKLLHTSGLSIAAMPPVNQPVMNTIAYHIRTGGHAITLYDWERYMDFADMNFKKQK; this comes from the coding sequence ATGAAAAAACCATACATCAAAAGATGGCTATGTTCAGTCCTGCTGCTGACATTCATAGCTTACCCCTTTAATCTTTACTCCCAAAACTTTAAAGTCAATTATGACGAGAATAAAATTGCACCTTATATCCTGCCCGATCCATTGAAGATGGAAAACGGCAAAGTGGTAAAAACTGACTATGCCTGGTGGAAACAAAGGCGGCCGGAGATACTTTCGCTTTTCGAAAAGAATGTATACGGGAAAACTCCTTCAAAAAAACTTCCCCTTAGCTTCAAAGTATTGTCAGTAGATCAAAAAGCCCTTAATGGAAAAGCAACAAAAAAAGAGGTGTTGGTTTATTTTACGGCTAATAAGAAAGGCCCTTCGATGACTTTATTGATTTACCTGCCCAATCGGTCAAAACCATCGCCCGTTTTCCTCAGTATGAATTTCAATGGAAATCACACAATTACCTCAGATAACTCTATTTCCATAACCCAAAGCTGGGTTCCCAACAATAAGGTGAATAATATCACCGACAATAAAGCAAATCCTGGCACCAGGGGTATTGATTCTGCTTCCTGGCCCTTAAAACAAATTATTGAACGTGGCTACGGGATTGTAACTTTTTATTACGGGGATATTGCTCCGGACAATAAGGAATGTCTTCAAAACCAAATCTTTTCTTTATTCCGAACCTCCTCAGAGGTTAACCGGAAACCGGATGAATGGGGCGGTTTAGGAATATGGGCCTGGGGATTAAGCAGGGCCATGGATTATATCTGTACCGACAGACAGATTGATCCTAAAAAAGTAATTGTTTTGGGCCATTCGCGCCTGGGTAAAGCTGCTGTATGGGCCGGTGCCCAGGACAGGCGTTTTGCCATTGTCGTTTCAAACAATTCGGGCTGTGGAGGTGCTGCTCTCTCCATGCGTGCTATAGGGGAAACAGTAAAGATCATCAATACCAATTTCCCTTACTGGTTTTGCGAAAACTTCAGAAAATATAACGATAATGAAGCAGCCCTTCCGGTTGACCAACACGAACTGATTGCCCTCATTGCTCCCCGCCCGGTTTACATTGCCAGTGCCGAAGATGACAAATGGTCTGATCCCAAGGGTGAATTTCTTAGTGGGGTTTATGCAAGCCCTGTTTACAAACTTCTGCATACCAGTGGCTTATCTATTGCCGCCATGCCACCGGTCAATCAACCGGTAATGAACACCATCGCCTATCACATCCGCACCGGAGGACATGCAATAACTCTTTATGATTGGGAACGTTACATGGATTTTGCAGACATGAACTTTAAAAAACAGAAATAA
- a CDS encoding PhzF family phenazine biosynthesis protein — MNRIKIYQVDAFTDNLFSGNPAAVCILPNWLENEKMQNIAAENNLAETAFLVKKGNDFEIRWFTPTIEVDLCGHATLATAYVLFNCLNFQGNEVVFHSSQSGKLSVSKENDQFLLNFPADQLENADNFEQIRMCIGITPRELYKGKTDYIAVIDLEEEVKNLCPDLNEISKLKARGLIVTAPGEKVDFVSRFFAPQSGINEDPVTGSAHTSLIPIWSAKTGKQKMTARQLSKRGGDLMCINNNGRVSIGGKGKLYMEGEIFID; from the coding sequence ATGAACAGGATTAAAATTTACCAGGTGGATGCCTTCACCGACAATTTATTTTCAGGCAATCCGGCTGCTGTCTGTATTTTGCCTAATTGGTTGGAAAATGAAAAAATGCAAAATATTGCAGCAGAAAACAATCTGGCAGAAACAGCCTTTCTGGTCAAAAAAGGAAATGATTTTGAGATCAGGTGGTTCACACCTACCATTGAAGTAGATTTATGCGGACATGCAACCCTTGCAACAGCCTATGTTTTATTTAACTGTTTGAATTTTCAGGGAAATGAAGTTGTGTTTCACTCTTCCCAAAGTGGTAAATTGAGCGTATCAAAAGAAAATGACCAGTTTCTTCTGAATTTCCCGGCCGATCAGCTTGAAAATGCAGATAATTTCGAACAAATCAGAATGTGCATTGGCATAACACCCAGGGAACTTTATAAAGGCAAAACGGATTATATTGCAGTAATCGACCTTGAAGAAGAAGTTAAAAATCTTTGCCCCGATTTAAATGAGATTTCAAAACTAAAAGCAAGAGGATTAATCGTAACAGCCCCGGGTGAAAAAGTTGATTTTGTCTCCCGTTTTTTTGCTCCCCAATCAGGGATAAATGAAGACCCCGTGACCGGTTCTGCCCATACTTCCCTTATCCCAATTTGGTCGGCAAAAACCGGCAAACAAAAAATGACTGCCCGACAACTGTCTAAACGCGGCGGCGATTTGATGTGCATCAACAATAACGGCCGGGTATCCATTGGAGGAAAAGGGAAATTGTATATGGAAGGAGAAATATTTATCGATTAA
- a CDS encoding DUF3795 domain-containing protein, producing the protein MIAYCGLSCDTCSIHLATLEQDPSRQQAMRESIAKICSEKYGMNLQAADINDCDGCRATTGRLFSSCQTCKVRECAGRKKIINCAYCNDYACADLKAIFKLDPEAQTRLESEFN; encoded by the coding sequence ATGATAGCTTATTGCGGTTTATCTTGTGATACATGTTCCATTCACCTGGCCACACTGGAACAGGATCCTTCCCGGCAACAGGCAATGAGGGAATCCATAGCCAAAATTTGTTCTGAAAAATACGGGATGAACCTTCAGGCCGCTGATATCAACGACTGCGACGGATGCCGTGCAACTACCGGAAGGCTTTTTTCAAGCTGTCAAACTTGTAAAGTCAGGGAATGTGCCGGCCGGAAAAAAATTATCAATTGTGCTTATTGCAATGATTATGCCTGTGCAGACCTAAAGGCAATCTTTAAGCTGGATCCTGAGGCACAAACCCGCCTTGAATCTGAATTTAATTAA